Below is a window of Anomaloglossus baeobatrachus isolate aAnoBae1 chromosome 8, aAnoBae1.hap1, whole genome shotgun sequence DNA.
gtgtgacagcattaatctcggccagacaagccgagatagcttggagtgcccacacggctgcaaaagccggggcaaaagacgcgcccgtggcctcatagatggacttcaccagaacCTCTATCTgccggtcagtggcatcctttagcgatgagccatctgcaaccgataccacagatctagccgccaatctagagactggaggatccaccttgggacactgagcccaacccttaacgacctcggaggggaaggggtaacgcgtgtcagtgaggcgcttagtaaagcgcttgtccggaaccgttctgggcttctggacagcatctctgaagttagagtgatcgaaaaacgcactacgtgtacgtttggggaacctaaactggtgtttctcctgctgagacgccgactcctctacagtaggaggcgggggagagagatccaacacctgattgatggacgagataagatcattcactaaggcgtccccttcaggtgtatcaaggttaagggcgacgtcagggtcagagccctgagctgcgacgtccgcctcgtcctccagagagtcttcaagctgggaacccgagcagcgtgaagaagtcggggaagattcccagcgaccccgcttagcctgtctaggactgtggtccgggcaggagtcctccacgtgagacctagggtccaacctgggagcgcgctgcggcgcggaccgagaggggcctggaggcgacgatccaacaggggccggggcctgtgtaaggaccggtctggactgcaaagcttctagcagcttggcagaccacttgtccatagactgagccatggattgtgaaagtgacttagagagtttctcagcaaaagaggcaaactctgtccctgccgcctggacagggggagcaggggggtctacatgagccgaggggcccactagtgaccgaggctccggctgagcaagcgaagcaggggtcgagcattgctcacagtgagggtaggtgaaacccgcaggtaacatagccccacaagaggtacaggccgcaaaaaaccctgtgccttaacagctttgctccttgtggacgacatgctgttgtctcctaggagaatgatcactgagggtatataggcaaaaaaagggtatacagcccgaccgaacagaatatatatatataaatacgtatctattccggcaccctagggggaccagcaccgggtgaccggtgtggcttaccgaccgttaaaaagcggagtgtgtgtcctccagattccctgccttaggtcccccggagctgcagagctcttcactgagaatcctccaccggcagaatgccaaaaaaatggctgccggagctctcaggggaggagtggagccgtgggcggcgccaggaaagtgcgggaatctggggtccccacagtatcagtgaggggggaggaaacatgcaggatggtccggccctcacatccgacgtcaggccggctgtccagcccttacccctgacagtcaggcccgggggcgggatttttgcgactaggccgcaatgaagccggggactaaatttgagaccgcgcccgacaagcaggcacggtcggcgcggaagtccgccggccttctcaattcagcagctgccgcagcgtccgggaataaggtgcgctccctgcacagtcccctatggggacacagagtaccttagagttgcagggcccggtccctgaggttgaatagactccggtccggcagattcccacaggggctgcggagggagcacggtcccagtaaatggatgaccgctcaggatcccacttctcccagagccgctaagggatggtgaaggagacggcatgaggctccggcctttgtacccacaatgggtacctcaaccttaacaacaccgccgacgtagtggggtgagaagggaacatgtcggggaccctcttttcttccaaccgacataactaatatgagaatgcatgagtggatgtgttcctccttccacacaaagcataaaactgaggagcccgtgatccacgggagggtgtataggcagaggggaggggttacactttttaagtgtaatactttgtgtggcctccggaggcagaagctatacacccaattgtctgggtctcccaatggagcgacaaagaaaatatagctactataatattgcccctatgtacaagactataactactataatactgccctctatgtgcaagactataactactataatactgccctatgtacaagaatataactactataatactgccccctatgtacaagaatataactactataattctgtccctatatacaagaatataactactataatactgccccctatgtacaagaatataactactataatactgccctctatgtacaagactataactactataatactgccctatgtacaagaatataactactataatactgccccctatgtacaagaatataactactacggtataatactgcccctacgtacaagaattagctactataatactgccctctatgtagagGAATAGTGGTGAATATATTCAGTTGGGGTGGGGGTTACTCTTACTCTTGTGCCCCCCACCAGTGTAGTTAACCCTTTCTTTGACCCGCTGTGTTGTAGGTGTGGATGCATGTTGCGGAGAAGCACACAGGAGAATACCTTAATATAAAGTACAGGACTTCGGCCTTCAACATTTTCCATCATATTAACACCTATGAAGACAATGGATTTCTTATTGTGGATCTTTGCTGCTGGAAGGGGTAATGGAGGCTTGTCACTTAGAACAATCTTTTATCTTAGAAGGCGTCAACATAAGACAATCATAGATCAGTGATCAATTATAAACTGTGAAAGATTCGGGATCAAGTGTTTAATTCTTCCACAGCGCCCCCAGAGGGGGAAAGAAGCATTGCATGGGTCACAGTGATGTCTCCTCCGGAGTGAGATCCTCCTTGTAGCTTCTCGCTCATCTTTAGCCATTATTTCGGTATCTTTTATAAACAGCCGCATTTACTTCTGGAAATCACCGGAAACTTTTCTCGTTGCAGCTTTGAATTTATCTACAATTATTTATATCTGGCCAATTTACGTGAGAACTGGGAGGAAGTGAAGCGCCTGGCACAGAAAGCCCCCCAACCTGAAGTGCGGAGATACGTGCTGCCCCTCGACATCCAGAAGGTAATGGCCACTGCTATATTATGGTCTCctctatgctttacactgcagctctgcttgcacACATTGTAGTTTGTAATCTATGTAATGGACAAAATATGCATCAGGGTGGAAGTGAGGGATGAAGTTATGCAAATCCAGTTTCTCTCTTCTACCAGAACGACGCAGGAAAGAACTTGGTAAATCTGCCGTACACCACCGCTACCGCAACGCTGCGCAGCGACGACACCATCTGGCTGGAGCCGGAGGTTCTCTTTTCTGGACCTCGGCAAGGTTTGTGTAATGAAATCTAAAACTGGTGCCCTGATAATGGCGCCTGTCAGGGACGGGGTACGTTAGTTCTTTAAGTTGATGAGTTGGAAGCAGGAAAAATGGACGAGCGGAAAGTTCAGCGCAGCCGAGAAGGGACAAATCGTCAGGTCCTGTGTTGTTCCCCCTATACGCCGCGTCTTGGGGATTGGTTCTGCTAAACCG
It encodes the following:
- the LOC142249474 gene encoding retinoid isomerohydrolase-like, which produces MHVAEKHTGEYLNIKYRTSAFNIFHHINTYEDNGFLIVDLCCWKGFEFIYNYLYLANLRENWEEVKRLAQKAPQPEVRRYVLPLDIQKNDAGKNLVNLPYTTATATLRSDDTIWLEPEVLFSGPRQAFEFPQINYKAYGGKDYKYAYGLGLNHFIPDRLVKLNVKSKETWVWQEPNTYPSEPIFVPTPDALEEDDGVILSVAIAPAVGHKPSFLLILDAKDMSEIARAEVDTIIPVTFHGMFKNA